The following proteins come from a genomic window of Mariniflexile sp. TRM1-10:
- a CDS encoding type I restriction-modification system subunit M, with translation MIKNQPKADINFEQELWKAANELRGAVAENQYKDFVLPLIFLKHVSERYELRRDSLKAFLNDPKSDYYTQNKEDQNYVLEDPDEYLSFNTYIIPEKATWQFLQDNAEQDNIKVLVDNAFDLLDETLATYRPDLKGILPRIFVKSQLTAKQVAGLINLLANPKLSEKENPESDILGRVYEYYIGKFAIAEGSGAGQFFTPGSIVRLLVEMIEPYEGKIFDAACGSGGMFVQSLKFLEAHGGDKRNISIYGQERYDGTLRLCKMNLALRDLSFDVRLGDSLLQDKFPNLKADFIIVNPPFNVSQWHSEDLPENDPRLFGPKEEFTTDGNANYMWMQTFWSHLSDTGTASVVMANGAMTSNNKGEKNVRQHMVDQSMVDCIVRLPDKLFLTTGIPACIFILSKNRDGKDGIHRERTNEILFIDTSKMGTMESRKLRVFTDEDINKVTETYHAWRNANTPVTLSAVEGSFAYENIDGFCYSATIEEVKKQDYKLTPGIYVGTEEVEDDGILFEDKMESLKAQLQKQFEKGNDLQQRILENFDKI, from the coding sequence ATGATTAAAAACCAACCAAAAGCTGATATTAATTTTGAACAAGAATTATGGAAAGCTGCTAATGAACTTCGTGGTGCAGTAGCTGAAAACCAATATAAAGACTTTGTTTTACCGTTAATTTTTTTAAAACATGTGTCTGAGCGTTACGAGTTGCGCAGAGATTCGTTAAAAGCCTTTTTAAACGACCCGAAATCAGATTACTACACACAAAATAAAGAAGATCAAAACTATGTGTTGGAAGATCCAGATGAATATCTATCCTTTAACACCTACATCATACCCGAGAAAGCGACTTGGCAATTTTTACAGGATAACGCCGAACAGGATAATATTAAAGTATTGGTTGATAATGCCTTCGATTTATTGGATGAAACCTTGGCAACTTACAGACCAGACTTAAAGGGGATATTACCACGTATTTTTGTTAAAAGCCAACTGACGGCAAAACAAGTCGCAGGATTAATCAATCTGTTGGCAAACCCTAAACTGTCTGAAAAGGAAAATCCAGAAAGCGATATTCTAGGGCGAGTTTATGAATATTATATTGGCAAGTTCGCCATTGCCGAAGGTTCGGGTGCTGGTCAATTCTTTACACCAGGTAGTATCGTGAGATTATTGGTTGAAATGATAGAGCCTTATGAAGGTAAAATCTTTGATGCCGCTTGTGGCTCTGGTGGTATGTTTGTTCAATCCTTAAAGTTTTTAGAAGCACATGGTGGAGACAAGCGCAACATTTCCATTTACGGACAAGAACGCTATGATGGCACACTCCGTTTGTGCAAAATGAACCTTGCTTTACGCGATTTATCCTTTGATGTGCGCTTGGGAGATTCCTTATTACAAGATAAATTCCCCAATTTAAAAGCGGATTTCATCATCGTAAACCCACCTTTTAATGTCAGTCAATGGCATTCCGAAGATTTACCCGAAAACGACCCACGTTTATTTGGACCTAAAGAAGAGTTTACCACCGATGGTAATGCCAATTACATGTGGATGCAAACCTTTTGGAGTCATTTAAGCGATACCGGAACAGCGAGTGTTGTTATGGCAAATGGTGCGATGACCTCGAATAATAAAGGTGAAAAAAATGTACGCCAACACATGGTAGATCAAAGTATGGTAGATTGTATTGTGCGCTTACCAGACAAGCTGTTTTTAACGACAGGCATTCCTGCATGTATATTTATTTTAAGTAAAAACAGAGATGGAAAGGATGGTATACATAGAGAACGTACCAACGAAATCCTATTTATAGACACCTCAAAAATGGGTACTATGGAAAGCCGGAAACTACGTGTGTTTACCGATGAAGACATAAATAAGGTCACCGAAACCTACCACGCATGGCGCAATGCAAATACGCCTGTCACCCTGAGCGCAGTCGAAGGGTCCTTCGCTTACGAAAACATCGATGGCTTTTGCTACAGTGCCACCATAGAAGAAGTTAAAAAACAAGATTATAAACTCACACCCGGAATATATGTGGGTACTGAGGAAGTTGAAGATGATGGTATCTTGTTTGAAGATAAAATGGAAAGTTTAAAAGCTCAATTACAGAAGCAGTTTGAAAAAGGAAATGATTTGCAACAAAGAATTTTAGAGAATTTTGATAAGATTTAG